In one Methanobacteriaceae archaeon genomic region, the following are encoded:
- a CDS encoding archease gives MKFEFFDVTADAGFWAYGSTLEESYENAGLAMFEIMTDATQVSPVVKKEFTIESEDKVSLLYDWLEELLFLHDVEFILFSKFKVSITPLEEGYKLKAEVWGDEINREIHEQRDEVKAVTFHLMEVNEKPEFNVRVILDL, from the coding sequence TTGAAGTTTGAATTCTTTGATGTAACTGCGGATGCAGGATTCTGGGCCTATGGTTCCACCCTAGAAGAGTCTTATGAGAATGCCGGCCTGGCCATGTTTGAAATAATGACGGATGCCACGCAAGTTTCTCCAGTAGTTAAAAAAGAATTCACCATTGAATCTGAAGATAAAGTTTCTCTCCTATACGATTGGCTAGAAGAGTTATTGTTTTTACATGATGTGGAGTTCATTCTTTTTTCCAAATTTAAAGTAAGTATAACCCCCTTAGAAGAAGGTTATAAATTAAAAGCAGAAGTTTGGGGAGATGAAATCAATCGGGAAATCCATGAACAGCGAGATGAAGTAAAGGCCGTTACTTTTCACCTCATGGAAGTGAATGAGAAACCCGAGTTTAATGTCAGGGTTATTTTGGATTTATAA
- a CDS encoding RDD family protein — protein sequence MNIRKFLAGIVGILTFIGIIVLIGMVVNNIWPGYSPSDHPLERIVMLMFSAIIASSTYNLIKGEEIKENGKTVDNNHILETNKNNNYFLNKSKDIIENNSNLVADSPENILEEITIQKHPETKQISAKKSSEPHLQSFNQRNYQTKNCTVCQQENKKDASYCIMCGNQLIEYASLLKRLMAFIIDMTILSVLMGGLLILMAIIIPNSDTTNFDFYFMLWIIISACTSFIYFVLFNLTGQTCGKMGLKIKVVSDQNQKLNLLQSFLRTLILIVDLMPYFIPGLIALIAMASSEKNQRLGDMITKTIVIEK from the coding sequence ATGAATATTAGAAAGTTTTTAGCTGGAATTGTTGGTATTTTGACTTTTATTGGTATAATTGTATTAATCGGCATGGTTGTTAATAATATTTGGCCGGGTTATTCACCAAGTGATCATCCCCTGGAACGAATTGTAATGTTAATGTTTTCAGCAATTATAGCCTCATCAACATATAATCTAATAAAAGGAGAAGAAATAAAAGAAAATGGAAAAACTGTTGATAATAATCATATTTTAGAAACAAATAAAAATAATAATTACTTCTTAAATAAATCAAAGGATATTATTGAAAATAATAGCAATTTAGTGGCAGATTCTCCAGAAAATATCCTTGAAGAGATTACAATTCAAAAACATCCTGAAACTAAACAAATAAGTGCCAAAAAATCTTCAGAACCCCATCTCCAATCTTTTAACCAAAGAAATTATCAAACAAAAAACTGCACAGTATGTCAGCAAGAGAATAAAAAAGATGCCAGCTACTGCATAATGTGTGGAAATCAACTAATTGAATATGCATCTCTTTTAAAGCGATTAATGGCATTCATCATAGACATGACAATATTATCCGTGTTAATGGGGGGATTATTAATATTAATGGCCATTATAATTCCCAATTCGGACACCACTAATTTTGATTTTTATTTTATGTTATGGATTATTATATCTGCTTGCACATCATTCATATACTTCGTACTATTCAATCTAACCGGCCAGACTTGTGGTAAAATGGGTCTTAAAATAAAAGTCGTAAGTGATCAAAACCAAAAGTTAAACCTGCTTCAAAGTTTTTTAAGGACATTAATTTTAATTGTAGATTTAATGCCTTACTTCATACCAGGATTAATAGCCCTAATAGCAATGGCTTCCTCAGAAAAAAACCAGAGACTAGGAGATATGATAACCAAAACCATCGTCATTGAAAAGTAA
- a CDS encoding RtcB family protein, with product MSMEEVLTRVRDCVWEVPTSYKKGMRVPGRIFLNDVAIKELEPGAVDQVANVACLPGIQKFSIGLPDIHFGYGFSIGGVGAFSARTGVISPGGVGFDINCGVRMLRTNLTEDEVRPKMKELIDALFINVPSGVGSKGQIRLQEGQIDEVLNNGAEWAVENGYGWDHDLEYLEENGKMKEADSEKVSEKAKKRGIPQLGSLGSGNHFLEVQKIEEIFDPDVAKTFGVKPGEVAVLIHSGSRGCGHQVCSDYLRTMDRAYKRHKINIPDRQLACAPVDSDEAQDYFKAMSAAANYAWANRQMIVHWVRESFEQIFHKSAEDMEMNIIYDVAHNIAKKEVHEIKGRKTEVYVHRKGATRAFGPGRKELPSVYQKTGQPVIIPGTMGTASYLLHGTQTAMEETFGSTAHGAGRKMSRAGAKREFKGEEVQKYLASIGIVVKATSMPVVAEEAPGAYKDVDEVVKTADEAGISKLVAKMVPLGVAKG from the coding sequence ATGAGTATGGAAGAAGTATTAACCAGAGTTAGAGACTGTGTCTGGGAAGTGCCCACCAGCTATAAAAAGGGTATGAGAGTCCCCGGAAGAATTTTTCTTAATGATGTAGCCATAAAAGAATTAGAACCGGGTGCCGTGGATCAGGTGGCCAATGTGGCTTGTTTACCTGGTATTCAAAAGTTTTCCATAGGATTACCTGACATACACTTTGGTTACGGATTCAGTATCGGAGGAGTAGGGGCATTTAGTGCCCGTACAGGCGTTATAAGTCCTGGAGGAGTTGGGTTTGATATTAACTGTGGAGTAAGGATGCTACGTACCAACCTCACCGAGGATGAAGTGCGCCCCAAGATGAAAGAACTCATTGATGCCTTATTCATAAATGTCCCCTCTGGAGTAGGAAGTAAAGGTCAAATACGGCTTCAGGAAGGTCAAATCGACGAAGTACTGAATAATGGTGCCGAATGGGCCGTAGAAAATGGATACGGTTGGGACCATGATCTGGAATATCTAGAAGAGAACGGAAAAATGAAAGAGGCCGACTCTGAAAAGGTATCTGAAAAGGCCAAAAAGCGAGGAATACCTCAATTAGGTTCTCTGGGATCAGGTAATCACTTTTTAGAAGTGCAAAAAATAGAAGAAATTTTTGACCCCGATGTAGCTAAAACCTTTGGGGTCAAACCTGGCGAAGTGGCAGTGCTCATACACTCTGGTTCCCGAGGATGCGGACACCAGGTGTGTTCTGACTACCTTAGAACCATGGATAGGGCTTATAAACGACATAAAATTAATATCCCGGACCGGCAACTGGCCTGTGCCCCCGTGGATTCTGATGAAGCTCAGGACTACTTTAAGGCCATGTCTGCGGCAGCCAACTATGCCTGGGCCAACCGACAAATGATTGTACACTGGGTAAGGGAATCTTTTGAGCAGATATTCCACAAAAGTGCCGAAGATATGGAAATGAACATAATTTATGATGTAGCTCACAACATAGCCAAAAAAGAAGTACATGAAATAAAAGGAAGGAAAACTGAAGTCTATGTCCACCGGAAAGGAGCAACCCGGGCCTTTGGTCCAGGACGAAAAGAACTGCCATCAGTCTACCAAAAAACGGGTCAGCCAGTGATCATTCCTGGAACTATGGGAACAGCTTCTTATCTTTTACATGGGACTCAAACAGCTATGGAAGAGACTTTTGGTTCAACTGCACACGGTGCAGGACGTAAAATGAGTCGAGCCGGTGCTAAAAGAGAATTTAAGGGTGAAGAAGTCCAAAAATATCTGGCCAGCATAGGAATTGTGGTTAAGGCCACATCCATGCCAGTAGTAGCAGAAGAAGCACCTGGAGCTTATAAAGATGTGGATGAAGTTGTTAAAACAGCAGATGAAGCAGGGATATCAAAATTAGTAGCTAAAATGGTGCCTTTAGGTGTGGCTAAGGGTTAA
- the mtnP gene encoding S-methyl-5'-thioadenosine phosphorylase has protein sequence MIGIIGGTGVYEITDQAHDVEKKVLKTPYGDSPEISLFKLHDRDIAFIPRHAEGHDYPPHMINYRANIWALKKIGVKQIIATNAVGSLQKSIEPGDFVIPHDFLDFTKLRSSTFYDKRTVHVDITNPYCDKIRKALISAGDLVDGGVYVCTEGPRFETAAEIKMFQILGGTLVGMTGIPEAVLAREVEMCYASVCLVSNYAASISPDKLTIDEVFEIMEKQKHKLVNLINHTIEFMPSENDCSCQKALEGAEVDEIDEV, from the coding sequence ATGATAGGAATAATTGGCGGTACTGGGGTCTATGAAATTACAGATCAAGCCCACGATGTAGAAAAAAAGGTTTTAAAAACTCCTTATGGTGACTCACCGGAAATTTCACTTTTTAAACTACATGATCGAGACATTGCATTCATTCCCCGCCATGCAGAAGGCCATGACTATCCACCACACATGATAAATTACCGTGCTAATATTTGGGCCTTAAAAAAAATAGGTGTAAAACAAATAATTGCCACCAATGCCGTGGGATCTCTTCAAAAATCTATTGAACCCGGTGATTTTGTTATACCACATGATTTTCTTGATTTTACTAAATTAAGGTCAAGTACATTCTATGATAAGCGAACTGTGCATGTAGATATTACCAACCCATACTGTGATAAAATTAGAAAGGCCTTGATTTCTGCAGGAGACTTAGTTGATGGCGGAGTTTATGTTTGTACGGAAGGTCCTCGTTTTGAGACTGCTGCTGAAATTAAAATGTTTCAGATATTGGGCGGCACATTAGTAGGGATGACAGGTATTCCTGAAGCAGTACTGGCTCGAGAAGTGGAAATGTGCTATGCCAGTGTCTGTTTAGTATCCAATTATGCTGCATCAATTTCTCCAGATAAATTAACCATTGACGAAGTCTTTGAGATAATGGAAAAACAAAAGCATAAGTTGGTAAATTTAATAAACCATACCATTGAGTTTATGCCTTCTGAAAATGATTGTTCTTGTCAAAAAGCCCTTGAAGGCGCCGAAGTAGATGAAATAGATGAAGTTTAA
- a CDS encoding CPBP family intramembrane metalloprotease — translation MQLFKTSNDRNNFLKLLLKIVLALILIQLLRAGIMFSLWWLVAPGDNTTIFQMINGLSIIITALILLLYFKPSLKELNLNWDDIKTRTRIIYAFGIGLLIFLVFTPYTFSWEADVLVMGIIFGLITPAFEEFMFRGYIWNKIENSGEMINSGVLTWITVTLLFSIWHLGYLDVFLLHPMAAHTNLTMILVSKLGIGMVLGMIVGYLRLKTGKTYASYIFHGLWNVFAP, via the coding sequence TTGCAACTTTTTAAGACATCTAATGATCGAAATAATTTTTTAAAACTATTATTAAAAATAGTTCTGGCCTTAATTTTGATACAACTATTACGGGCCGGAATAATGTTTTCTTTGTGGTGGCTGGTGGCCCCCGGAGATAATACAACTATTTTCCAGATGATTAATGGTTTGAGTATTATAATAACTGCTTTAATTCTATTATTATATTTTAAACCATCCTTAAAAGAATTAAATCTCAATTGGGATGATATAAAAACCAGAACTAGGATAATATATGCTTTTGGAATCGGATTGCTGATTTTCCTAGTTTTTACTCCCTACACCTTTAGCTGGGAGGCTGATGTTCTGGTAATGGGGATAATTTTTGGCCTGATTACTCCTGCATTTGAAGAATTCATGTTTCGGGGTTATATCTGGAATAAAATCGAAAATTCCGGTGAAATGATTAATTCTGGAGTTTTAACCTGGATAACAGTCACTTTACTTTTCAGCATCTGGCATTTAGGATATCTGGATGTATTTTTACTTCATCCTATGGCAGCCCATACGAACCTGACCATGATTCTGGTTTCTAAGTTGGGAATTGGAATGGTTTTAGGTATGATTGTGGGATATTTACGGCTAAAAACCGGAAAAACGTATGCTTCTTATATTTTCCACGGTTTATGGAATGTTTTCGCCCCTTAA
- a CDS encoding methyltransferase domain-containing protein — protein sequence MVKWDAEDYRKSSSNQEKWAKELMNLLELEGHENVLDIGCGDGRITAEIAAKIPEGRILGIDNSIEMIKLAQRTFHFEEYHNLKFQHIDARDMDFNNEFDRIFSNAALHWVKDHQPILRGMKKALKIKGRIVLQMGGKGNAGEIIDIFDDLRLLEKWKTYFKDFEFPYGFFDAVEYEEMLEAAGLKPIKVELIPKIMIHSNIEELEGWIRTTWLPYTQRIPKELQELFIHEIALSYIQKRPSKFQSIEIKMVRLEVEAERID from the coding sequence ATGGTTAAATGGGATGCTGAAGATTATCGGAAAAGTTCATCCAATCAAGAAAAATGGGCCAAAGAACTAATGAATCTTTTAGAGCTTGAAGGCCATGAAAATGTTCTGGATATTGGTTGTGGTGATGGTAGAATAACTGCGGAAATAGCGGCTAAAATTCCTGAAGGCAGAATATTAGGTATTGATAATTCTATTGAAATGATTAAACTGGCTCAGAGAACTTTTCATTTTGAAGAATATCATAATTTAAAATTTCAGCATATTGATGCTAGGGATATGGATTTTAATAATGAATTTGATCGAATATTTTCTAATGCAGCACTGCACTGGGTAAAAGACCACCAACCTATTTTAAGGGGCATGAAAAAGGCCCTCAAAATTAAAGGAAGAATTGTCTTGCAGATGGGTGGTAAAGGGAATGCTGGGGAAATAATTGACATATTTGATGACTTGAGGTTGCTTGAAAAATGGAAAACCTACTTTAAAGATTTTGAATTTCCTTATGGATTTTTTGATGCAGTAGAATATGAGGAAATGTTAGAAGCTGCCGGATTGAAACCAATTAAAGTAGAATTAATTCCAAAAATCATGATTCATTCAAATATAGAAGAATTAGAAGGATGGATCAGAACTACATGGCTTCCTTACACTCAAAGAATTCCTAAAGAACTTCAAGAGTTGTTTATACATGAAATTGCATTGTCATATATTCAAAAACGCCCCTCAAAATTTCAGAGTATAGAAATTAAAATGGTTCGGTTAGAAGTAGAAGCAGAGCGAATAGATTAA
- a CDS encoding helix-turn-helix transcriptional regulator: MENKLKVFRAMKDLTQEDLAMELGVTRQTIIAIEKNKYDPSLNLAFKMAEFFKVTIEDIFIYNE; this comes from the coding sequence ATGGAAAATAAATTAAAAGTATTCCGGGCAATGAAAGATTTAACTCAGGAGGATTTGGCCATGGAGTTGGGAGTAACTCGGCAGACTATCATTGCTATAGAAAAAAATAAGTATGATCCTTCTCTAAATCTGGCATTTAAAATGGCTGAATTTTTTAAGGTAACAATTGAGGATATTTTTATTTATAATGAATAA
- a CDS encoding CPBP family intramembrane metalloprotease: MNTDRKLFLILWMGSIFGLIAIMPYVFTLQGSLLGNSPIPPYLLIAGQIIQNAVIFAITIFIGLKLAKKVGLGLPILECWLEGRKTKSDLKSILGISIGLGLLLGVLIVGLDLLFSLMGVTISVAQASSITPPAWQGFLASFYGGINEEIMLRLFLMTLLVWIFYKIKKTKEGTPNKLSIWLGIILAAIIFGAGHLPALMSITTITPLLITRTIALNALGGIIFGWLYWKKGLESAMISHFSADIVLHVIVPLLLFI, from the coding sequence ATGAATACCGACCGGAAATTATTTTTAATTTTATGGATGGGCAGTATTTTTGGATTAATAGCCATCATGCCTTATGTTTTTACGCTTCAGGGCAGCTTACTTGGAAATTCACCGATTCCGCCTTACTTGCTAATTGCAGGACAAATTATTCAAAATGCTGTTATTTTTGCAATTACCATTTTTATAGGACTTAAACTTGCAAAGAAAGTTGGATTAGGACTTCCAATATTAGAATGCTGGTTAGAAGGTAGAAAAACAAAAAGTGATCTAAAATCTATTCTGGGAATATCTATTGGCCTGGGATTACTGTTAGGTGTCTTGATTGTTGGTTTGGATTTATTATTTTCCCTTATGGGAGTGACCATTAGTGTAGCTCAAGCCAGTTCTATAACTCCTCCTGCATGGCAAGGTTTCTTAGCATCTTTTTATGGTGGAATAAACGAGGAAATCATGCTAAGACTATTCTTAATGACGTTATTAGTGTGGATATTCTACAAGATCAAAAAAACAAAAGAAGGAACCCCAAACAAACTCAGTATATGGTTGGGAATTATCCTGGCAGCAATCATATTTGGCGCCGGCCATTTACCTGCTTTAATGAGCATAACCACCATAACTCCCTTACTAATTACCCGCACCATCGCTTTAAATGCCTTAGGTGGAATTATATTTGGATGGCTTTACTGGAAAAAAGGCCTGGAGTCCGCCATGATATCTCATTTTTCTGCTGATATTGTGCTTCATGTGATAGTTCCATTACTGTTATTTATTTAA
- a CDS encoding DUF2178 domain-containing protein has product MNLKKQGMILKIVSAFVTGLWVAGLIIGSIYLVLLAILVVIIEIPIIYIKRDNLKDMFQGDGNVVEDERTQLINEKASTMTLGIFIAVIIYVGIIILALRNSFPEWTLTGYTLIGSAVVCLVIYGISRIHYSRKY; this is encoded by the coding sequence ATGAATCTTAAAAAACAAGGAATGATTTTAAAAATAGTTTCAGCTTTTGTAACTGGTTTGTGGGTGGCTGGATTGATTATTGGAAGTATTTATTTAGTTTTACTGGCTATTCTCGTAGTTATTATAGAAATTCCGATTATCTACATTAAAAGAGACAATCTAAAAGACATGTTTCAAGGTGATGGTAATGTGGTAGAAGATGAAAGAACTCAGCTAATCAATGAAAAAGCATCCACTATGACCCTGGGCATTTTCATAGCAGTTATAATTTATGTAGGTATAATTATTTTGGCCCTTAGAAATAGCTTTCCTGAATGGACTCTGACGGGTTATACTTTAATAGGATCTGCAGTTGTATGTCTGGTCATTTATGGGATTTCTCGTATTCACTACAGTCGAAAATATTAA